A window of Elephas maximus indicus isolate mEleMax1 chromosome X, mEleMax1 primary haplotype, whole genome shotgun sequence genomic DNA:
TTGATGTGGGCCTTGACCACCTCGGTGAAGTAGTGTTTGTTCTATtacagtttttttaaataaattaataaaaattagtttttaaaaaggCCCATGGAGAGCACATGGCAGAGTGAGGCCAGATCCCAGACTCTCCTTCGTGTGCTTAGGGGAGACATCTTTAGGTGGTTACTTGGGCTAGTCCAGAGGGCAGGGGCCATTCTCAGCAGCCTCACTAGCCTCAAATTAAGGCTCTCAACATCTAATTTCAAAGTCTCAGACAAAACAGAGTGACAGAGGGAAAAGCCTCCAGGGGCCACTACAGACCAGGAGAGGAGCCCTTTAAGACTCACTCTGTTCTTTCAGGGTGAAAATGGCCTCTCAGAGGGGTTGAGGAATCTTAAGAGTAAATGCTGGGTCAAGAAAAAGATCAGAATATTCTGCAGAGGATTTCTGAGTGCAGAGCTTGAGGTCTTTAACTCCATGAGGTGAGAACATGAGTTGACAAGTTCCAAATGGTATGGGCAGGAAGAGTGTGAGGTGCTAAACCGGTAGCTAATGAAGTTGAGAAGAAAACCCTGAATGTTCAGGCTTTTACAGAGGCTGAATGGATTGCTAAAGCCTGTCATTTCCTAGGACAACTGACTGAAGTCTGGGTGGTGGCATCCACATTCAACCGGATCTCTGAAAAGAGAGCAGAAGAGCCCAAGGGCCTCACAAGGGGACAGCCACCAGGCAAGGCCTTCGTGACCACATCCACACTCTCTGTGGCCAAGAACTCAAGAGGCAGAGGCTTTATTGCGACATCACCAATGAACTGCCGCCACCCGGCCCGTCAATCTGCCAGGGGCAACCCTGGGAGACCCAGACGCCCCCAGACTTCTAACAACACGACTGCTCCCAGCCAGCCCTCCCGCCCACTCCCTGCCCCCCGGAGCCCTGTGCCACCAACTCCAGTTCCACCAGAAGTCATGTCAGGTCGTAGGGTTGTGATCAGAAACATTGACATGTCGGAAGAGATGCAGCAAGACGCGGTGGCCTGTGCTTCACAGGCACTAGACAGATACAGCATAGAAAAAGATATTGCCACTTACATCAAGATGGAGTTCGACGAGAAATATGGCCCTTTCTGGCACTGCGTCGTGGGCAGAAACTTCGGTAGTTATGTCACACACGAAAGCAACCATTTCATCTACTTCTATCTGAACCAACTTGCCATTCTCCTTTTTAAATCCGGCTAAACCGTAGACTCTCTGCATGGCCAGACTCCCAGCCGAAAATAAGAACTGAGGCCTAACTTCCAAACACCAGAAACTACCATCTTCTGGCCTTGTTGAGGGGACTCCCACATCTCACAACCTTGACTGTGTTGCTCTGTACGGGGGCGTTTTCTGTACTCTTGGGTCGTAGTTAGTAGTTAGTAAAACAATCAGCATCACAGCTTGTTTGTGTTTATTTTCTAGCCCATACTTTTCCCCTGCCTCGTGTTTTTTCTTTCCACAAaatcttttcctttaaaaaaaaaatagtaaatctGTTTGAAACGTGTGTGGCGTGTGTTAAAaataaggaagggagggagaatgggaggaaggaaggaagaggggagggaaggcgggagggagggtgaggggaggagggagggaggaagaaaaggggagggagggaggaagggaactgagggagggaggaaggaaaggggagggaggaatgaaggaaggaagggagggaagaaagaaagaaagaaagggagagggagggaagaaagaagggggaagggagggaccaAGAGGAAAAGAAATGGCAGCTCTCCAAATAGAGAAtccatgagagagagagagaggactctTCTTTTGGTTAAAACTGACTCTGTTTTGAAGGCTCGTGGAAGTGATAGTAAAGGAGTAGAAGAACTCTACAAAGTCAAAGAGGGCGTAGGGGTAGGTAACAGCAGGCAAAGATTGTCAACAAAATTCGGGAGAATGGAAAGCAGATAGGTGAACAGTAGGAGGGATAGCAGAGCAGAGAAGGCTGAAGCCCGAGGTTCAGACAGAGAAAAGTGAATTTACATCACAGAACCCTGGCAAGACTCAGAAATTGGCAGCatcaggcaccttggaaggtGACATGCCAGGTGGAGCTGGACAGGGGGTTGGTTGAGAGTCTACAGAAGAAGTCAGAACCCCCTCCCATCCCTTCCCCGAGACTTACTCTCTTCAAAGGTTGAATCCAAGAGCCTTGGGCTCAGGGCTCCAGGCACAAAGGAAGGCTTGGGGCAAACTGCCAAAGACAAAACAGGAGGGTTAAAGAAAGTTACGTGACccatcctctcccctccctcggcTCTGGGAACTCtgaaatccatccacttatgaacATCCCAGCCCAGCTCCCCAGGCAGGAGACTGGAGAATCTCTTTCTGGAAAAAATGACTGGCACAGTAGCAGGGCCAGGACTACAGCGAGGTGAGTGAGGCAATCACCTGGCACGCAACACGTAAGGGGGCACCAAAAAACTCCGTCATCAAGATGAATGATATTTTAATgacatactttaaaaaatcaaaattaataccAACATTCCATGATGAACGAAACATCAAGGTTTCAAATAAAGGCAGCATCTGACCTTGCGCTTGTATGACCCAGCCTCCCTTGCTTCATCCTCACTCAgccaataaaagtttatttatgaAAACAGGCAACTGGCCCATGGATCATAGTTTGCTGATATGCTTTTGTGAAATATCACATTTAAAATACCATTACTCCTTTTTGGTGCCCTCTTAAATTTTGCACTGGAGGAGATCGCCTCACTCTCCTCACCCTCGTCCCAACCCTGCACCATAAGAAAGCTCTTTAGATGACATTGGGACACACTCTAACCAACAAGCTGACTCAACCCCACTCCTCCTGTGATGAGACTCATCAGTTGGCAAGCTCTGTCCACTGCAATTGGagcttatgagtcggaattgacttaatggcgactggctttttttttttttaatcggctCTTTGGTGCCCCACTCTTAAATAGGGAATAACAGCCATCTCCAGGTACCCGAGGACTTCATCCAACATGAAAGAGAGATCGAAGCAGGCCTGCAGAAAGCAATAACCAGAGGAACAGCAATGGGCAGAATCAGGCCTTCTGGCTCCCAGGACAGTGGTTTATGGTTTCTTTTCTTAATCCAGGTCTCATCTTGTGCAGGTCTTCAAACCCATCTCCGCGATTCTGAAATCCTGaagggtttggtttcgttttgtcTTTGGTAACTTCTTTAGCAGCAAAACCTGGTCTGAACTGACCCAAGGGTGTTCTGACATCTATTTACCTCAGACCTGTTGGACGTGTTTCATAATATATGGTATATGTAGCATATTATCTTGCTAAAATACAACTTCTGAACTCTGACACCATTCTGGCCCACAGGTTTCAGATAAGGGATCGTGGAGCGATACTTTTATCTCCTTCACTGGGGACTGCTACGggtgaattatgtccccccaaaatatgtgttgcaaatccctggtggcatagtggttaagagtttgtctgctaaccacaaggttggcagttcaaacctaccagctgctccttggaaaccctaggaggcagttctattctgttccatagggtaactgtgagttggaactgactcaacctcacctaacaacaacaacaacaagagctgaGGGGGAAAATGATAAAAAAGCATTatgagtcaactccagctcataatgaccccatgagtgtcagagtagaactgtgctccatagggttttcggaattatattgccaggcctttctttgaggagcttctgggtggactcaaacccccaatcctttggttagcagccgagtgcttaaccagttgcaccacccaaggactccataagAGCTGAGAGCAGCTAAATAGAGTTGCTCACTGGCACCCACTGCAGGGACAAGTTGGAGCTGCCGGTGTTTAATAGGAAAATTCATAAAATTCATAACAGACATTTTActgtgattttaaggtttttcttatccacgaaaccaaatattaaccataaaaagctTGACCCAAATTGCAAATGCCTGCCAGAAGCTACTGTATAGCAATGTAATTTGTCTTATCCTGCTAGAAAGAGATACTCATTGAACCATTActtcctaatttaaatctcataAACAGTCTCttggctgcaggtgggtggagggccaaaTTTCTAGCAGCCAGGCCTGAAGTAACCTGATATCAGTGGATCTCAGCAGAAAGCggagggcagggttcaatcaCATTAAGATGAGCCAAGGGTTGATCTACATTTcgccctcctcttctctttataagccccaTGGTACCTAGCTTCTTCCAGCCATTGGCTTTTTCTGGAATCCAAATGGCCTCCCTACATGCATatagccctagtggcatagtggttttaagagctgggctgccaagtcaaaggttggcagtccaaatccaccaggcgctcctcagaaaccctatggggcggttctgctctgtccaatagggttgctatgagtcagaatcaactcgatggcaatggatttaatatgcatatagaataactgctcagaataaacctcgTGTACAAATTCCAGTGAGTTGTGATTACTTTGAACACTGACAAAAGTCCTTTTGCCTGGACATGCCCATGAGCTCACTGCACGGAAAACCTGGTAACGATGACCGGATCTGCGCAATCCAGAGCTTTCACGGGGTGTTGCCTGGGAGcacccagaaaaaacaaaaccagaacctATTTCTTTTATGAAAGCATATGAATCACGAAACAAAGAAATTTACTTAACTTCCCCCCTCTCCACCAAATACAGCTATTGCTAGCTGCCAAGGAAGTGGTTCCACAACTGTTTTCCTATTTTCCGTGCAAAATCAGTTCTTTGGATGGGCCCAGGACACAGGAGAAGACAATTCTGCCCTCTGGGTTGTCCCGGAGCCAAGTAAAAACCcagcctcatagtgaccctataagacagagtagaattgccccatagggtttccaagaagcgactggtggattcgaactgctgaccttttggttagcaatcatagtccttaactactgtgccaccaccagggcttcaggaaCCCAGTAGCACAATGAAAACAACCCCTCTCAGGCCTCACTCTCGTCTGACTCTCACATTGGATCCCAATGGGCACCAAAGACATGCTTGATAAGGATCAATGCCATTTTGAAGAGCAGCTCAGGAGAGCTGCCTTAGCTGAGGACAccctgggaagtcagggaagtgaGGGACCACCCCCAGAGTGCAGCCCACCATGGGGTGATGGCTGCAGGCAGGGTAGCAACTGGGTGTGATGAGTGCAAAGGAAGCAGCACCTCCAGGTGATGCTTAAATCAATCCTGCGCAGGCTCTCTTACACAACCTCACACCAGGTGGAAGGTGGTCTGCGAGGGGCTGAAAGCTGCCTGCCTGGAATAAATGCCTTTTTATCTTTGCCCACCCTCTTCCTAGACCGTGGAGTCCCTGATTGGTGCAAACAGTAACAccctcggctgctatccaaaaggttggggttcaggtccacccagaggcaacttggaataaaggcctggcaatctacttccaaaaaatcagtcattaaaaaccctatggagtgcagttctactctgacgcacgtggggtccccaggagtcgaagtccacttgacagcaactgggttttttccCCCTTGGCTTCAAGTAGCTATTTTTCATGATGCTTCCTTGTTCTCCCTCTTTAAAGGTATCATCCCTGAAGGTCAGCCGGATGTCCTTTTGAGGAGGTGTGATTTGCCTCAGGCCTGCAGGCTGGGTCCTGCTGATGTCCCCAACATTAAAGTGACAAGAGAACATATTGATTATAAAATTTGATTTATCCTTGCCCCCAGTTGAACCGATTAGCTGTTTGGGCATAAATGTGGAATTAACCAGAACTGATGTTTTACCAAGCCGGCaatatttctcattttaaatagATGCATTTGCAGTTGATGGCATTTACAAGTGATATATTACAAAAGCAAATTAATTAAGAAATGGAGAGTTGTGTAAATAGGATTTGTCACCTTAGGTGAAATGTACAATTAATACTAGgcactttcttttttccattccaAATCTGATTGGCTTCTTAACGGCTTTGGAAGACGAAAGAAGATACTGCCAGGCCAAATGCACATATCAGTGAAAACACAGATCCTGATTTCATAGAAAGTATGAAAAAATATGCAATTTGGATTCCAGCAAATGTGGTAGGGAGCATCTGTTGAGAGTTTTACTAGGAGGCTAACACTGGGGCAAGTGCTTTTCAGGCATTtttcacatttaatcctcataaaatcCAATGCAATGGGTGCTACCataaacccattttacagatgtggaacctgaggctcagagaggctagtTTGCCCAATGCCACTCAGCCGGTAGGTGGCAGAGTTGACACTGCGCCTAGATCTATCTGAGTAGTTAAGGCATTGGGAGAGCTGGATTGGAACCAGGGTGCTAGCCGGCAGTGATCTGGTTTCAATTATCAGCAGAGATACTACAGCCACACCTGGAACATCTAGGACTCAGATGCTAGTAGTGGACTCTCCATCTTGCCCTTCTGCACTAACCAGGCTATCACAGAAAATGAGATTCTGTGTCATCCCATTGAACAACTGGAAATCTAAAGAGCCAACACAGCCTGTTTGCTATTGCCAACCCAGGACTACGGGTTATGCATTTAAATTGACTATGTCTCTATGACCCTGGGCAGTCATAAATTGGGGCTACTAGTtaaaactaaggagccctggtggcatagtggttaagagctcggctgctaactgaaaggtgagtggttcgaatccaccagtgggggaaagatgtagcagtctgcttctgtaacgatttacagccttggaaaccttagggtgcagttctactctgtcctacagggtcgctgtgagtgggaatcgactcgatggcaatgggtttagttaaaACTAACCCCTCACCTCAATTTAATAACTAAGTTGAACTCAAAAGACATTTCATTAGAATAATGTTCCCATTAATGGACCCTGGAAGTGATACTAAGAGACACTCACAAATAATATCCACTGAGTGTCAAAGACACGGTAATGGCATTCTCTCCCATGAGACACCCTGATACTCTAAGTCTGGGATTTTCCTCGCTCTCATGAGCTCTGTGCAGTTTTTAGGATTGTTATATGAAAGGATGAGAAGCAGTGATTGAAGGGAGGAGAATGAACGTCACCAACCACACTTACCCTTTTCCACAGCCTCAGCTTCTCGGGTAAAGCATACTTCGagcttttattttgctttctgaAATCAAATCAAGGGTGTCTtaattatccagtgctgctgtaacagaacaccacaagtgggtggctttaataaacagaaatttattttcccaccgTTTAGgaggctattgttgttgttgggtgccgctgAGTcgctgccaactcatagcgaccccacgtacaacagagcaaaagtcctgcaccatcctcaacaaTCGTTAtatttgacctcattgttgcagccactgtgtcagtccatctcgttgacggtcttcctcttttttgctgatcctctactttaccgggaaaccctggtggcatagtggttatagtgattaagagatcagctgctaaccaaaaggttggcagttcaaatctaccagcctcgctccttggaaaccctgtgggggcagttctactctgtcctatagagttgctatgagtcggaatcgactcaaatggcatgaggttttttttttctactttatcaagcaccatgtctttctccagggacattaattcttcttcagtcttccttattcattgtccgctttgcatgtatatgaaaaaaaaaatgaaaatagcatggcttggatcaggctcaccttagtcctcaaagtgacacctttgctttttcacagtttaaagaggctagaagcctgaaatcagggtgctggctctaggagaaggcttcctTCTCTCtgacggctctggaggaaggtccttgtctctttgagcttctgctcctagacGATCTCCACgtggcttagcatctctctttccccttctctgctcactcacatgcttgtttaatcttttatatctcaaaagagattgactcaaaacataccctacactaatcctttccattaacataataaagacaacgcATTCCCAGATGGCATTATAACctcacagacatagaggttatgatttacgacacatattttggggggacacaattcaatccataacaaagggaCTAATGAATAAGCTTCAGGTCTCCCTAGAGCCTCCCCAACCCCAAATAAAGGACTGGGTTCTTTAATGAAAGAACGGaaaagttcctctgttgctctatAGCACTGATTCTCAGCTTTGGGTACACGTCGGACACATCTGGGGATTTTTAAAGCTACCAATACCCAAGCCCACCCCCAGATATTCTAATTTCATCAGTCTAGGGTTCAGCCTGAGCAGCAGGACTTTTTAAAGGTCCCCTGTGATTCTCATATGTAGCCAAGCTGAGAACCTCGGCTCTGAGGCCAGGAGTCTCCTTGGTCCTTGGCCTCCACCTGCCACCAATGGgtggaaaaccaaacccattgccgtcgagttgattccgactcctagcgaccctacaggacagagtagaactgccccatagggtttccgaggaggggctggtggatttgaactgccgacctttgggttagcagccgtagctcttaaccactgcaccaccagggctccaatgggaGAGAGGTGGGGCGTATTTccaagtttggtttgatttcatTGCTATTCTATTTCCCCCTCTCTTATAATGCAGTTATATTGGCTAACACAGCAATTTACAAATATCAAGTAGATTAAAGACACAATTCCATCTGCATCACTAGGCCAATTGGCCCAATTCTATGTGGGCCCTTGCAGTCATTCTGTAAAGTATCAAAAAATTTGAGTGCAGAATTAACTTACCTTCGAGATCTATAATGGACGTTAAATGGATGTAGAAATTTAACTTCAAGAATATACATGCAATGGTTGTAAAACAATGACAGCATGATCTTTAGAATATAGATAAGTTACGTTTTGGATAAGAGTCTCTTGAGATCAGATTTTTCAAGCAATGAATTTCCTAGAAAATATATCACTTAAAAATAATTGTAAAGTTTATCAACCTGAcagttcttttttgattttttttttttgtgtggtgaaatgcatataacaaaacatttgccatttcaaccatttttacatgtacaatttagtgacattaattacattcaccatgctgGGCAACCGTCACCGttatctatttctaatttttcaccACCTTGAACAGAAATTCTGCACCCCTTAACCAATACCCCTCTTCCCCTCTCTCAccggcccctggtaaccactgatagaCTTTGATTTCTATGCATTTGCTGACTCTAATCTGACAGTTCTTGACAATAACAAAAACTGCTGTATCTAGGCACTAGAGAACAgtagttacagaaaaaaaaatttaatagtaaCATGTTATTTAAAAACTCTGAGCAAGAAAAGTAACAATTAATATTGATCTTTAACCTTTCAATTATATATTAGGCTCCAGCTTCCCCTAGACACTGGCAACTGACCCACATATGAGAAGAGAGAGTCTGCCCTTTTACTGTCTCCAGCAGGGCCAGAAAGTAACATTCCAGTgtgtctcagatggctgctcacattCCATTCTAATTTGGAATTTTCTTGTTTTCCTGTTCAGATTAATAGAAGTACTACTGCATTTGATTTTCAAAATGCCCTACCTAATTAGTTTGTCTGTtacctgtctatcagtttgttgtactgtgggggcttgcatgttgctgtgatactggaagctatgccagtggtatttcaaataccagtagggtcacccatggtggacaggtttcagcagagcttccagactaagacagacaaggaagaaaggcccagccatctacttctgaaaatcagccaatgaaaagcctatggatcacaacagaatattgttctacaAGATGGCTTAGGACCTGGCAttgtttcattcggttgtaccTGGGATCTccaggagttggagccaacttgagggcaactaaccaCAACGACAATTTGTTTGTATTAATGTGCACACAAATCAAGGAGCAGCCCAGCCCAAGCCACTTTATCCACATTTAGAATTATTTCAATACGTAACCTTTTTATACTTATTTTCCCACTCATTACTTTCTTTGTTAGCACCATTTGCCACCAAGCCATATTTCTGTGTGAGAACTCATGATTTGTTGTAAAGCTTTGTTAAAACAATGGAAGTGGCTTACCGTTTTTCTGCTGATGTCCTTTCTACTCTCGGACTGCAAAGCCTGCAGCGCTGTAGGGTTGGTACCCTCTAGGCAGGAGGTGCAGGCAAAGAAAAGAAACTGCTAACTTCCTAAAATTAGAGCTTTACCCTCAGCAGAGCCTATCACGTGGTTTGCAGAAGTTTACACGGGAAGAAGGGAACTCgtgatttcttaactgttgctaAATCATTTGTTGACTGAGCTTTAGAATTTCAAAACTGAAATGGGAGGGGGGTGTGAGGTTATTTATAAAGGGTTAAGTATAACCTAGGCCAGATATATGCAGTGTGTCTTTGTGTAGGTGTGTGCTGGTTGGGGGGGATGTCTGATAGGATACCAAAATGTTAGCACCAGTTAGCTCTGGAGAGTGGGACTGGGGGAAAGTGAGGGAGAAAAATGAGCTTTTCCTTTTCCTAAAAAAGCtttagtgtccttttttttttttttatcgtactttaggtgaaggtttacagagccaactagtttctcattaaacaatttatgGCCAAACCCACAACAtagcaacactctccccttctcgaccttgggttccccattaccagctttcctgtcccctcctgccttctcattcttgcccctgggctgccgtgcccgtttagtcttcttcttctgtttttttttttttaatgaacctgtctgaagggtgaagctttggctgaacctcaggagtgacttcagtactgagttaaaaggatgtccggggAGGGGGCATactcgggatttctccagtctctgtcagaccagtaagtctggtctttttctgtgagtttgaattttgctctacatttatctccagctctgtccgggaccctctattgtgatccctgtcagagcagtcggtggtggtagccaggaacaacctagttgtgctggagtcagtctggtggaggctgtggtagttgtggtccattagtcctttggactaacctttccctcgtgtctttggttttcttcattctcccttgctccagacgaggtgggaccagtggagtatcttaagatggccactcacaagcttttaagaccctagacgctactcaccaaagtaggatgtagaacattttctttataaactatgttatgccaattgagctagatgccccCTGAGACCTTGGTCCCCagccttagcccagtaattcagtccctcggggagtttggatgtatctatgaagcttccatgaccttgctttggtcaagttgtgctgacttccccagtattgtgtactgttttacctttcaccaaagttaccacttatctattgtctagttagtgtttctccctccccactcttcccctccatcaaagattgtttctttttgtgtgtaaaccttgccatgagtttttataatagtggtctcatgcaatatttgtcctttagtgattgacttatttcactcagcataatgccctccagattcatccatgttgtgacatgtttcacagattcatcattgttctttatctttgcatagtattccattgtgcgtatgcactgtaatttgtttatccattcatctgttgatgggcacttaggttgtttccatctttttgctactgtgaataatgctgcaatgaatatgggtgtacatatgtctatttgtgtgatggctcttatttctcttggatatattcctaggagtgggattcctgatcgtgtggtatttctatctttttaaggaagcgccatattgtattccaaagtggttgtaccattttacattctcaccagcagtgcataagagttccaatctccctacaacgtctccaatatttgttaatttgtgttttttggtttagcgcCAGCatagttggggtgagatggttatctcaatgtagttttgatttgcatttctctaatggctaatgattgtgagcatttccccatATGTCTGTTAACCACCCAAATGTTTTCCTTGGTGAAGCATCTgcccatatcctttgcccattttttaattggattatttgtctttttgttgtagaggtgatggattttcctatagattttagaggttagacctttgtcggatttatcatagccaaaatttttttcccagtcaataggttctcttttactcttttggtgaagtcttttgataagtataagtttttaatttttagaagatcccagttacctagtgtcttagttatctagtgctgctataacagaaatatcccaagtgaatggctttaacaaagagaaatttatttcttcacagtaaagtaggctaaaagtccaaattcagggtgtcagctccaggggaaagctttctctctctgtaggccttctcatcaatcttcccccagactgggagcttctccacgcaaggaccccaggtccaaaggacgtgctctgctcctggcactgctttcttggtggtatgaggtcccaaactctctgcttgtaagataaaaggtggtgcaggccataaaaaaaataccccagggaaactccctttacattggatgggGGATATGGcccaagggtgttacatcccaccctaatcttctttaaccacaggcagagattatgatttataacacataggaagatcacaaaatgaaggaccatCACACATGGCCTAaagaagttgacacatattttatggggacacaattcaatccattacatctagcttatcttctggtgtttgtgtattgttagttaagGTTTGTGTCCTATTTATGCTGTGCATTAGGGCCTCtaatgttgaccctattttttcttctatggtttttggttttatatttagatctttgatccattttgaattatttattaTGTATGATgtaaggtatgagtcctgtttcacttttttgaacagatggacatgcagttttgccagcagcatttgctaaaaaagactgtctttctccctatttaatggactttgggcctttgtcaaagatcaggtgatggtaggtggatgggtttacatctggattctcaattctgttccgttggtcaatgtgtctgtcattgtaccagtaccaggctgttttgactagctgtatagtaggttctgaggtcaggcagtacaagtcctcctactttattcttttttctgtagtgctttacttatccaggacctctttcccttccatataaagttaatgattagtttttccatctccttaaagaatgccgttggtatttggatcaggattgcattgtatttatagattgctttgggctgaattagcattttcacaatgttgagtctacctatccatgagcatggtatgtttttccatttatgtaggtcttatTTGATTTCTTGCGGTAACGTTTTGTAGTtctatttgtataggtcttttacgtcctt
This region includes:
- the LOC126069132 gene encoding dynein light chain 1, cytoplasmic-like, with product MSGRRVVIRNIDMSEEMQQDAVACASQALDRYSIEKDIATYIKMEFDEKYGPFWHCVVGRNFGSYVTHESNHFIYFYLNQLAILLFKSG